From Paraflavitalea devenefica, the proteins below share one genomic window:
- a CDS encoding porin family protein, with the protein MNKYGFLAVIIAFCNIPAAQAQVDFGVKAGVNVNTVKYREADPEMASVGFNVGGLAQLPVTQGFFIRPEVQYSIKGYRFPALGAEGSGTVRFHYIAFPVLAGFPIGNKFGFLIGPEFGFLTKASSKFSTGSRDVTNNFQQFDWGLDLGGTYKITSALGVEVRYNYGFRGLIKGITTDDNGGYTGSTKDGANRVLQAGLFFLL; encoded by the coding sequence ATGAACAAGTATGGCTTCCTGGCAGTGATCATTGCCTTTTGTAATATACCGGCGGCGCAGGCGCAGGTAGATTTCGGCGTTAAAGCCGGCGTAAATGTTAACACTGTCAAATACCGGGAAGCTGATCCCGAAATGGCCAGCGTTGGTTTTAATGTGGGCGGACTGGCGCAGCTTCCCGTTACGCAAGGTTTCTTTATCCGCCCGGAAGTACAGTATTCCATCAAAGGATACCGCTTCCCGGCCCTGGGAGCAGAGGGTTCGGGAACCGTTCGTTTTCATTACATTGCTTTTCCCGTGCTGGCGGGTTTTCCCATAGGGAATAAGTTCGGGTTCCTGATAGGACCGGAATTTGGTTTTCTCACCAAAGCAAGCTCCAAATTTTCTACCGGCAGCCGCGACGTTACCAATAATTTCCAACAATTTGACTGGGGCCTTGACCTGGGCGGAACGTATAAGATCACTTCGGCACTGGGTGTGGAAGTGCGTTATAATTATGGTTTCCGGGGACTTATCAAAGGCATCACCACCGATGATAATGGCGGTTATACCGGCAGCACCAAAGACGGCGCCAACCGGGTGTTACAGGCCGGGCTTTTTTTTCTGTTGTAA
- a CDS encoding MBL fold metallo-hydrolase codes for MQLTITGYSTALFATWYFVDELGLLLDAGEGLTAYLLQKSRKVSHVFISHADRDHLAGLLQFNQLNAREGLPIIHYPKDSGSFPALEQFTKRFDPHVAGTVWKPVMEGDRIVVKDDIVVEPVRNGHVPVVAGITKSLSYKVVQVKSKLRPEFTSLPGEEIRKIIQERGKEQTTMEVRTTLLGYSADTPVEDLERWNHCKTLIHEATFLGGPEDSRIQTHGNKHSSLEEVMEMVSGLQIEQLILGHFSARYSPEQIDQKILSLCEKHAISIPVHRLLPGETVKDILKQKPVNR; via the coding sequence ATGCAATTAACGATTACAGGTTATTCCACCGCCTTATTTGCTACCTGGTATTTTGTGGATGAATTAGGCCTTTTACTGGACGCCGGCGAAGGCCTCACTGCTTATCTTTTGCAGAAGAGCAGGAAAGTGAGTCATGTATTTATTTCTCATGCCGACAGGGACCATCTTGCCGGTCTTTTGCAGTTTAACCAGTTAAATGCCCGGGAAGGATTGCCCATTATTCATTATCCGAAAGATTCCGGTTCTTTTCCCGCGCTTGAGCAGTTTACGAAGCGTTTTGATCCCCATGTGGCCGGTACGGTGTGGAAGCCCGTTATGGAAGGAGACCGCATTGTTGTGAAAGATGACATTGTTGTAGAACCTGTCAGGAATGGACATGTGCCGGTGGTGGCCGGTATTACAAAAAGTTTGAGTTATAAAGTGGTGCAGGTAAAGTCAAAACTGCGCCCCGAATTCACTTCCTTACCGGGAGAGGAGATCAGGAAGATCATACAGGAAAGAGGGAAAGAACAAACTACCATGGAAGTACGCACCACCTTGCTGGGTTATTCGGCTGATACCCCTGTAGAGGACCTGGAGCGATGGAACCATTGCAAAACATTGATCCATGAGGCTACCTTTCTGGGCGGCCCGGAAGACAGCCGGATACAAACCCACGGCAATAAGCACAGCAGCCTGGAAGAAGTGATGGAGATGGTGAGCGGTTTGCAGATTGAACAGTTGATCCTGGGGCATTTTTCCGCACGGTACAGCCCGGAGCAGATTGATCAAAAGATCCTCAGCCTCTGTGAAAAACATGCCATCTCTATTCCGGTGCACAGGTTATTGCCGGGCGAAACGGTAAAAGACATACTGAAGCAAAAACCCGTAAACCGCTAA